From Topomyia yanbarensis strain Yona2022 chromosome 1, ASM3024719v1, whole genome shotgun sequence, one genomic window encodes:
- the LOC131693870 gene encoding uncharacterized protein LOC131693870 yields the protein MTSACDHCAKTVKSDDDFIECMGFCKNVVHMQCDKQLNKPFLKKLAENPNLFWMCNECVKLMKFARFRDTVSSLGCVIAAIAGKTDDVCAELKAELSKNNQQISHLARKVSTATPVRPNSGTSRPPQKRRREDGPDPSSILVGGRKLVDNSNILTVPPPIPLLWMYLSRFHPSVSKETVEKMSKEGLNCNEEIKVIPLVKKGIDVSTLNFISFKVGVHPKYREAALNPDTWPQGILFREFEDSRTQNIWCPPTDFPTPSEVACIPLSQPGPSTLQRTPQRLAMPLYQATPPL from the coding sequence ATGacaagtgcatgcgatcactgcgcgaaaaccgtcaaatcggacgaTGACTTTATCGAGTGCATgggattttgcaaaaatgtggtgcaTATGCAGTGCGATAAACAACTCAACAAGCCGTTCTTGAAAAAACTTGCCGAAAatccaaatttattttggatgtgcaatgaatgtgtcaagttgatgaagtttgctcgctttcgcgacaccgtttcctcgcttggatgtgttatcgctgctatcgctgggaaaacggatgacgtctgtgctgaactaaaggcagagttatcaaaaaataaccagcaaatttcgcacctcgccagaaaggtttcaacagccactccagtccggccaaattccggtacatctcgaccacctcagaaacgtcgtcgcgaggatggtcctgatccgagcagtattcttgtcggcggtcgaaagctagtcgataatagcaacattctcacggtTCCTCCTCCCAttccgttgctctggatgtatctttcccgctttcatcccagcgttagcaaggagacagtcgaaaaaatgtccaaagaagggctaaactgcaacgaggaaataaaggtcattccgcttgttaaaaaaggcatagacgtcagtactctgaacttcatatctttcaaagttggagttcacccaaagtaccgtgaagcagctcttaaccctgacacatggccgcaaggcatattgttcagggaatttgaggatagccgtacccagaacatttggtgcccaccgactgattttcctacgCCTTCGGAAGTCGCATGTATTCCGCTAAgtcaacccggcccatcaaccctacagaggactccgcaacgattggcaatgccactataccaagctacaccgccattgtga